Sequence from the Thermomonas sp. HDW16 genome:
CAAGCACATGCGAATGGCCGACCGAGGCGCGTTGCGTCTCCCGTTCCGGCAATTCGAAGCCGCGCAACTGCAGCCAGAAGCGTTCGCCCTCGATGCTGCCCCAGGCGTGGCGAAGCTGGTCGCGCGTGGACGCGCACAGCTGTTCGACCGAATCGATGCCGGCACGCCGCAGCCGCGCTTCCATCGATGGGCCGATGCCGCACAAGTCGCGTAACTCCAATTCATGCAGCGCGTGCGGTAGATCGGCCTGTTCGATCACGGTCAGGCCGTCCGGCTTGTTCATGTCGGATGCGGTCTTGGCCAGGAACTTGTTGGGGGCGATGCCGATCGAGCAGGTCAGGCTGTCGCCGAAGCCGATATCGCGCAGTGCGCGCTTGATGTTGCGGGCGATGGTTTCCGCATTGTCGCGTTGGCGTTCGCGGCCGATCAGCCAGCACGGCACCTCATCCACCGAAGCCGCCTTGCCATGCGGGATGCAGGTCTGGATGGCCTCGAGGAACTGGTGGTGCACGCGCACGTAGCGCGCCGGCCGCGCGATCTGTAGCGCGATGTCGGGGCAGCGTTCGAGTGCTTCCGCGACTCCGGTGCCGGTCTTGATGCCGAAGTCGCGTTTGGCTTCCTTGCTGGCGGCGATGCAGCAGGTGGTGGTGCTGGCGACCGGGATCACCGCGACCGGGCGGCCACGCAGATGCGGTGCGTCGTGCTGCTCCACCGAGGCGAAGAACGAATCGAAATCGACGAACAGGCAGCGCAGGGTCATCGTTGGAATCCGCAGGGCAAGGCAGTATCGGCCGTAGGCGTCGCAACACGGGTTGCGAAACTTCACGGTTCGACTAACGATGCCCGTTCGCTGTCTCGCAGGGAGAGACGGACGGCAGGCGGTTGGTGACCGGCGGCGATGCGTCCTCTTGGGAAGAGCGCACACTGCGCCGAATCCACGAGGAATCTGTCATGGCAAGCAAGATGCGCGCGGTGCTAGCGGTAGGGATGTTGCTTGCGACGGGTGGTGCGGTGGCAAGCGGTATCAACGGCATCAACAACGGGATGCCGAATCGGATCTCGATGAACGTGACGGTGCCCAAGCAGACCCAGGGCGCGACCTTCGGCGAGAAGGTCAGTGGCGGCTTGCATGCCGCCGGCAACGCGGTCGCGCAGGGGGCTTCGCTAACGATCACGGCCGAATGCGGGCAAGCAGCATGCGTGGTCACGCTACCGGATGGGAGCGGCTATCGCGCAGACTTGCAACGGCGGCGGGTTGAGGTGCTGAAGTCGAACAAGGCGGGTGATTCCGATGCAAATGCAGCACGCGAGATCAGTCAGGGCGCATCACTCGTAGGCGGCGCATTGCCGGGCGCCGGCATCGTGTCGGCAGCGGTATCGTCGGTTGGCAACCTCGCGGGAGGTGGAGGTGGTGCTGCCACGGCGAGC
This genomic interval carries:
- a CDS encoding DNA polymerase, whose translation is MTLRCLFVDFDSFFASVEQHDAPHLRGRPVAVIPVASTTTCCIAASKEAKRDFGIKTGTGVAEALERCPDIALQIARPARYVRVHHQFLEAIQTCIPHGKAASVDEVPCWLIGRERQRDNAETIARNIKRALRDIGFGDSLTCSIGIAPNKFLAKTASDMNKPDGLTVIEQADLPHALHELELRDLCGIGPSMEARLRRAGIDSVEQLCASTRDQLRHAWGSIEGERFWLQLRGFELPERETQRASVGHSHVLGPELRDVAGMRSVLFKLLAKAAMRLRDEELLAGGMAIRIRFVGMDARFERDLRFAPLDDTPALLRLLGRHLQGLERAAADKRWNQKRHPPLSVAVTLVDLSPRTAICGELMAERRRAKAASALLDKVNGKYGNSALYLGSMAKAIDKDAAPMRIPFQQIPKPALEEETGLHGIEQAPTNAADLLQVRMNQFKVLAEKTHRERDAKRHRPSGAAGWGAAPATQNSPQPSLF